A region from the Arachis ipaensis cultivar K30076 chromosome B01, Araip1.1, whole genome shotgun sequence genome encodes:
- the LOC107605151 gene encoding uncharacterized protein LOC107605151, translating into MATPRRVTLKEAGAPDYVLQPTQVRHLDLNANFELKTALINLLPKYQGLPAQDPIRHLKDFQGVCSTTRREGSSEVAVWLYAFPFSFEGRANEWFYSLPSEIVSDWDLLRREFLDKFFPAAVIDKLRKEISCIVQGELETLYEY; encoded by the coding sequence ATGGCCACTCCAAGACGAGTCACTCTTAAGGAAGCCGGTGCTCCGGACTATGTTCTTCAACCTACTCAAGTGCGCCATCTGGACTTGAATGCTAATTTTGAGCTCAAAACTGCTTTGATCAATCTTCTTCCTAAGTACCAAGGACTTCCCGCTcaagatcctattagacaccTTAAGGACTTCCAAGGTGTATGTTCTACTACTAGGCGGGAAGGCTCTAGTGAAGTTGCAGTTTGGTTGTAtgcttttcctttctctttcGAAGGAAGAGCAAATGAGTGGTTCTATTCTTTGCCCAGTGAGATTGTTAGcgattgggacttgcttagaagGGAGTTCTTAGACAAATTCTTTCCTGCGGCGGTGATCGATAAGTTACGGaaagaaatttcatgcattgtccAAGGTGAATTGGAAACTCTATATGAGTATTAG